In Dysgonomonas mossii, the genomic window AATTTGTGATTTTGTAGATTTAGCATTTTGTGTAAAGTCTGCCACACTTGATCCGGGTCCAGCCCAAACGCCAAGTAATGAGTTAAATATGAGGAAGAATGCCAACAATGAAGGATATAATAATCCACTGTTTGACGATAATTCATAATTAACAATATTACCGAATCCGCCGGCAGTATAAATGCCCCAAATCGTCATACCACCAAATAC contains:
- a CDS encoding cytosine permease, yielding VFGGMTIWGIYTAGGFGNIVNYELSSNSGLLYPSLLAFFLIFNSLLGVWAGPGSSVADFTQNAKSTKSQIIGQTAGIFVAQTLFAVASVSIIIGGSIYIGHQEWNILTIINQWDNFWAVLVALGVLLLTTISTN